One window from the genome of Motilibacter peucedani encodes:
- a CDS encoding LacI family DNA-binding transcriptional regulator translates to MAASVKDVAAYAGVSEGTVSNTLNRPSVVRPATREKVLRAIEALGFVPDESARALRVGRSRVVGFVADDVSNPFYSDVARGAENVAYPNGTMVMICNSDGDTAREAVILERLVGQRVQGLLITPLTDDDGPLDRIAAAGTAVVVIGRRSRSGQHCSVHSDDRHGGRLAVEHLWQQGHRRLAFVGPQFHERLSGVQEFLAEQGADPDELLVLPARHADPLGGRSAGDTIAAQSPRRRVTAVLCGNDVLAIGVLQAMTHHGLRVPDDVAIVGYDDIDAAAGAAVPLTSIRQPRQLIGATAAEMLLEEITPGSGHVHRDHVFEPELVTRRSSAKRRPVRR, encoded by the coding sequence GTGGCAGCGAGTGTCAAGGACGTCGCTGCCTACGCGGGCGTCTCCGAAGGGACCGTCAGCAACACGCTCAACCGGCCGTCGGTCGTCCGTCCTGCGACGCGCGAGAAGGTCCTGCGCGCCATCGAGGCCCTGGGCTTCGTCCCGGACGAGTCCGCTCGCGCACTGCGCGTGGGGAGGAGCCGTGTGGTCGGCTTCGTGGCCGACGACGTGTCCAACCCGTTCTACAGCGACGTGGCCCGTGGTGCGGAGAACGTCGCCTACCCCAACGGCACGATGGTGATGATCTGCAACAGCGACGGCGACACGGCCCGTGAGGCGGTCATCCTCGAGCGCCTGGTCGGTCAGCGCGTGCAGGGACTGCTCATCACACCGTTGACGGACGACGACGGGCCGCTCGACCGCATCGCGGCCGCGGGCACCGCCGTCGTCGTCATCGGGCGCCGGTCCCGGTCCGGCCAGCACTGCTCGGTCCACAGCGACGACCGGCACGGCGGGCGCCTCGCGGTCGAGCACCTGTGGCAGCAGGGACACCGCAGGCTGGCGTTCGTCGGCCCCCAGTTCCACGAGCGCCTCTCCGGCGTGCAGGAGTTCCTGGCGGAGCAGGGGGCTGACCCCGACGAGCTCCTCGTGCTGCCGGCGCGGCACGCCGATCCGTTGGGCGGTCGTTCGGCCGGCGACACGATCGCGGCGCAGAGCCCGCGGCGCCGGGTGACCGCCGTGCTCTGCGGCAACGACGTCCTGGCCATCGGGGTCCTGCAGGCGATGACCCACCACGGCCTGCGCGTGCCCGACGACGTGGCGATCGTGGGCTACGACGACATCGACGCAGCGGCAGGCGCCGCCGTGCCGCTGACCTCGATACGCCAGCCCCGGCAGCTCATCGGCGCGACCGCCGCCGAGATGCTGCTCGAGGAGATCACACCGGGCAGCGGCCACGTGCACCGCGACCACGTCTTCGAGCCCGAGCTCGTGACCCGCCGGTCGAGCGCCAAGAGACGCCCGGTCCGCAGGTGA
- a CDS encoding DHA2 family efflux MFS transporter permease subunit, whose protein sequence is MTAQSTERAESRPGAPGSTPSSGVPASRWLVLVVLSLAQLMVVLDATIVNIALPTAQHALGFSDDARQWVVTGYALAFGSLLLLGGRLADLFGRRRMFIIGLVGFALASALGGAAEGFSTLLAARALQGVFGAALAPAALSLLSTTFTDPAERGKAFGIYGAIAGGGGAVGLLLGGLLTEYASWRWCLYVNLVIAAVALAGALLWMREGERPARPQLDVRGAATAFVGLVALVYGLANAESHGWTDVLTLGPIVVGLAVLAVFVLVERTAEHPLLPLRVVLDGNRGGAYLSASIAGAGMFGLFLFLTYYLTATLGFSPVATGAAFLPMIASIMVSATAAGSFLVVRTGPRPLVPTGALVAAVGMVLLTRLDLDSSYAADVLPALLVIGVGLGFVFAPVQNAATSGIQHDDAGVASAMINTTQQIGGSIGTALLSSFAASAASGYAEDHAAAADVAARAALASYHTVFWWSAGLFVVAAVVAAVLFRSGPLELDPGLDPVVAH, encoded by the coding sequence ATGACGGCTCAGTCCACCGAGCGTGCAGAGAGCCGCCCCGGCGCTCCCGGCTCCACCCCCTCCAGCGGCGTCCCCGCGAGCCGATGGCTCGTGCTGGTCGTCCTCTCGCTCGCGCAGCTGATGGTCGTGCTCGACGCGACCATCGTGAACATCGCGCTGCCCACGGCCCAGCACGCGCTCGGCTTCTCCGACGACGCCCGCCAGTGGGTCGTCACCGGCTACGCCCTGGCCTTCGGCAGCCTGCTGCTGCTCGGCGGCCGGCTCGCCGACCTCTTCGGCCGCCGCCGGATGTTCATCATCGGCCTGGTCGGCTTCGCGCTCGCCTCGGCGCTGGGCGGCGCGGCCGAGGGCTTCTCGACGCTGCTCGCGGCTCGTGCGCTGCAGGGCGTGTTCGGCGCGGCCCTCGCTCCGGCGGCCCTCTCGCTGCTCTCGACCACGTTCACCGATCCGGCCGAGCGCGGCAAGGCGTTCGGCATCTACGGCGCCATCGCCGGCGGCGGCGGCGCCGTCGGCCTGCTGCTCGGCGGCCTGCTCACCGAGTACGCGTCGTGGCGCTGGTGCCTCTACGTGAACCTGGTCATCGCCGCGGTCGCCCTGGCAGGGGCCCTGCTCTGGATGCGCGAGGGCGAGCGCCCGGCGCGCCCGCAGCTGGACGTACGCGGTGCTGCGACGGCGTTCGTCGGCCTGGTGGCGCTGGTCTACGGCCTGGCCAACGCCGAGTCGCACGGCTGGACCGACGTCCTCACCCTCGGCCCGATCGTCGTCGGTCTCGCGGTCCTGGCGGTCTTCGTCCTCGTCGAGCGCACGGCCGAGCACCCGCTGCTGCCGCTGCGCGTGGTGCTCGACGGCAACCGGGGCGGCGCCTACCTCTCGGCGAGCATCGCCGGCGCCGGCATGTTCGGCCTGTTCCTCTTCCTGACCTACTACCTGACCGCCACCCTCGGCTTCAGCCCGGTCGCCACGGGTGCCGCGTTCCTGCCGATGATCGCCTCGATCATGGTGTCGGCGACGGCGGCCGGCTCCTTCCTCGTCGTGCGCACCGGGCCGCGCCCGCTCGTGCCCACCGGCGCGCTCGTCGCCGCCGTCGGCATGGTGCTGCTCACGCGCCTCGACCTCGACAGCTCCTACGCCGCCGACGTGCTGCCGGCGCTGCTGGTGATCGGCGTGGGCCTGGGCTTCGTCTTCGCGCCGGTGCAGAACGCCGCCACGTCAGGCATCCAGCACGACGACGCCGGCGTTGCTTCGGCGATGATCAACACCACGCAGCAGATCGGCGGCTCGATCGGCACCGCGCTGCTGAGCTCGTTCGCCGCGAGCGCCGCCTCGGGCTACGCGGAGGACCATGCCGCCGCCGCCGACGTCGCCGCGCGTGCGGCGCTCGCGAGCTACCACACGGTGTTCTGGTGGTCGGCCGGCCTGTTCGTCGTCGCCGCCGTCGTGGCCGCCGTGCTCTTCCGGAGCGGCCCGCTGGAGCTCGACCCCGGCCTCGACCCCGTGGTGGCGCACTAG
- a CDS encoding TetR/AcrR family transcriptional regulator, with protein MAAAAEPSSERPLRRDAERNRARILEAAREVFATRGLAATLDDVAHHAGVGVGTVYRRFPTKEALVSAALVGRLEEVVALAREALDAPTGWDGLATFLRRSTDMQAEDSGLRDVVLRSDWAQAELCSMRDAIAPLVRALLDRAHAEGSLRPDVTAEDLPAIFVMVSQVAEHARDFRPDLHRRYCELLLDALRARPGNSPLGEALSEAEAEQLTARWAPRRH; from the coding sequence ATGGCAGCCGCTGCAGAGCCCTCCAGCGAGCGACCGCTGCGCCGCGACGCCGAGCGCAACCGGGCCCGGATCCTCGAGGCGGCGCGCGAGGTCTTCGCCACGCGCGGTCTGGCCGCCACGCTCGACGACGTCGCGCACCACGCCGGCGTCGGCGTCGGCACGGTCTACCGCCGCTTCCCCACCAAGGAGGCGCTGGTCAGCGCCGCGCTCGTCGGCCGGCTCGAGGAGGTGGTCGCGCTCGCCCGCGAGGCGCTCGACGCGCCCACGGGCTGGGACGGCCTCGCGACGTTCCTGCGCCGCAGCACCGACATGCAGGCCGAGGACTCGGGGCTGCGCGACGTCGTCCTCCGCTCCGACTGGGCGCAGGCGGAGCTCTGCTCGATGCGCGACGCGATCGCCCCGTTGGTACGCGCGCTGCTCGACCGCGCGCACGCCGAGGGCTCGCTGCGCCCCGACGTGACCGCCGAGGACCTGCCCGCGATCTTCGTGATGGTGTCGCAGGTCGCCGAGCACGCCCGCGACTTCCGGCCCGACCTGCACCGGCGCTACTGCGAGCTGCTCCTCGACGCGCTGCGGGCCCGGCCGGGCAACTCCCCGCTCGGTGAGGCGTTGAGCGAGGCCGAGGCGGAGCAGCTCACCGCCCGCTGGGCGCCGCGGCGCCACTAG
- a CDS encoding FAD:protein FMN transferase: MTALLEVPAAHLPRRAWVEQVMGLPVSVHVRGENAGSGTVEQAVADLYAELRRADARFSTYRDDSEVMARRRGEAPVPSAQMAEVLELCDEARRRTHGAFDAELPGGFDPSGLVKGWAVERAAERLREAARGSDWLVNAGGDIVLRAEEGRTWQVAIEDPRDPARTLRTFALSDGAVATSGAAHRGAHIVDPRTGRPAAQQVLSATVLAPSLLWADVYATAAYVGGVDSLSWLAPAATQVLLVRGDGSLISSRQVAGRRVRPWTVPLARVLG; this comes from the coding sequence GTGACCGCCCTGCTCGAGGTCCCCGCCGCCCACCTGCCGCGCCGCGCGTGGGTCGAGCAGGTCATGGGCCTGCCCGTCAGCGTCCACGTGCGCGGCGAGAACGCCGGCTCGGGCACGGTGGAGCAGGCGGTGGCCGACCTCTACGCCGAGCTCCGGCGCGCCGACGCGCGGTTCAGCACCTACCGCGACGACAGCGAGGTGATGGCCCGCCGCCGCGGGGAGGCGCCCGTGCCCTCGGCGCAGATGGCCGAGGTCCTCGAGCTCTGCGACGAGGCGCGCAGGCGGACGCACGGCGCCTTCGACGCCGAGCTCCCCGGCGGCTTCGACCCCTCCGGTCTGGTCAAGGGCTGGGCCGTCGAGCGGGCCGCAGAACGGCTGCGCGAGGCGGCTCGGGGGAGCGACTGGCTGGTCAACGCGGGCGGCGACATCGTGCTGCGCGCAGAGGAGGGGCGTACCTGGCAGGTCGCGATCGAGGACCCGCGCGACCCGGCGCGCACCCTGCGTACCTTCGCCCTCTCCGACGGCGCGGTCGCCACCTCCGGCGCGGCGCACCGCGGCGCGCACATCGTCGACCCGCGCACCGGCCGGCCCGCTGCTCAGCAGGTGCTGTCGGCGACCGTGCTGGCGCCGAGCCTGCTCTGGGCCGACGTCTACGCCACCGCCGCGTACGTCGGTGGTGTCGACTCGCTGTCGTGGCTGGCGCCCGCCGCGACGCAGGTCCTGCTCGTACGCGGTGACGGCTCGCTCATCAGCAGCCGCCAGGTCGCCGGACGACGGGTTCGCCCGTGGACCGTGCCGCTCGCGCGCGTCCTCGGCTAG
- a CDS encoding FMN-binding protein, whose amino-acid sequence MQVQVTVKDGAVTDVQAVVYPTENGRDQEINSYALPLLHDEVIAAQSAQIDAVGGATVTSDGYISSLQSALDAAHLGS is encoded by the coding sequence GTGCAGGTGCAGGTCACCGTCAAGGACGGCGCGGTGACCGACGTCCAGGCCGTCGTCTACCCGACCGAGAACGGCCGTGACCAGGAGATCAACTCCTACGCCCTGCCGCTGCTGCACGACGAGGTCATCGCGGCGCAGAGCGCCCAGATCGACGCCGTGGGCGGCGCGACCGTCACCAGCGACGGCTACATCAGCTCGCTCCAGTCGGCGCTCGACGCCGCGCACCTGGGGAGCTGA
- a CDS encoding carboxylesterase/lipase family protein, which yields MRIPRSLRVLVGLAAAAPLLATGLLPATAQAATSAARAVPASTVVRSASGAVRGVDTGRFQEFLGLPYAAPPVRDLRFAPPAAAASWSGVRDASRQSPACLQFQPTGVREEQAVSEDCLYLDVYRPRTLVRGARLPVMVWFHGGGNTQGTGVIYGGGSMATKTGTIIISINYRLGALGFLAHPALSAVTPGGSGNYALMDQIASLRWVQRNIRAFGGDPGNVTIYGQSAGASAVCSMLAAPSAKGLFDKAVVESSSCMTPRATLAAGEASGVTFADAVGCTDPATVVNCLRKAWPGTLVANQNNYLGGPKVGGALLPTSPKDAITSGAWNKVPVMTGSTRSENRLLSTALAGITAQGVVDLVSKTYGAKAPAVLQLYPLSSYKTPYDQITQIQTDAGNACNVELNARAMTGQVPTYRYEFDDPTSPTLYGFAIPGEDMSNGHSAELQYLFDFTLGEKPLTATQEKLSDQMMRYWGTFARTGNPNSRGAPTWPQYGTNGIVEQLRTGGASHVVYDFVTEHHCDFWLS from the coding sequence GTGCGCATCCCCCGTTCCCTGCGTGTGCTCGTCGGCCTCGCCGCCGCCGCTCCGCTGCTCGCCACAGGCCTGCTCCCCGCGACAGCACAGGCGGCCACCTCGGCGGCCAGGGCCGTACCGGCCAGCACCGTCGTCCGGTCCGCCAGCGGCGCCGTCCGAGGAGTCGACACCGGCCGCTTCCAGGAGTTCCTCGGCCTGCCCTACGCCGCCCCACCCGTACGCGACCTGCGCTTCGCGCCGCCGGCCGCCGCGGCGTCGTGGTCGGGGGTCCGGGACGCCTCCCGCCAGTCCCCCGCGTGCCTGCAGTTCCAGCCCACCGGCGTGCGCGAGGAGCAGGCGGTCAGTGAGGACTGCCTCTACCTCGACGTCTACCGTCCGCGCACCCTCGTCCGCGGAGCCCGGCTGCCGGTGATGGTGTGGTTCCACGGCGGCGGCAACACGCAGGGCACCGGCGTGATCTACGGCGGCGGCAGCATGGCGACGAAGACCGGGACGATCATCATCAGCATCAACTACCGTCTGGGCGCCCTCGGGTTCCTCGCGCACCCTGCGCTGTCCGCCGTCACTCCCGGCGGGTCGGGCAACTACGCGCTCATGGACCAGATCGCCTCGCTCCGCTGGGTTCAGCGCAACATCCGCGCGTTCGGCGGCGACCCGGGCAACGTCACGATCTACGGCCAGTCGGCCGGAGCCTCGGCCGTCTGCAGCATGCTGGCCGCCCCGTCGGCGAAGGGGCTGTTCGACAAGGCGGTCGTCGAGAGCTCGTCCTGCATGACGCCGCGCGCGACCCTCGCCGCCGGCGAGGCCAGCGGCGTCACCTTCGCCGACGCGGTCGGGTGCACCGATCCTGCGACCGTCGTCAACTGCCTGCGCAAGGCGTGGCCCGGGACGCTGGTCGCGAACCAGAACAACTACCTCGGCGGCCCCAAGGTCGGCGGCGCCCTGCTCCCCACCAGCCCCAAGGACGCCATCACCAGCGGGGCCTGGAACAAGGTGCCCGTGATGACCGGCTCGACGCGTTCGGAGAACCGGCTGCTGTCGACCGCACTCGCCGGCATCACCGCCCAGGGCGTCGTCGACCTCGTGAGCAAGACCTACGGCGCCAAGGCTCCTGCCGTCCTGCAGCTGTACCCCCTCTCGAGCTACAAGACGCCCTACGACCAGATCACCCAGATCCAGACCGACGCCGGCAATGCGTGCAACGTCGAGCTGAACGCCAGGGCGATGACCGGGCAGGTGCCGACCTACCGCTACGAGTTCGACGACCCGACGTCGCCGACGCTCTACGGCTTCGCCATCCCCGGTGAGGACATGTCCAACGGACACAGCGCGGAGCTGCAGTACCTCTTCGACTTCACGCTGGGCGAGAAGCCGCTGACGGCCACGCAGGAGAAGCTGTCGGACCAGATGATGCGCTACTGGGGCACGTTCGCCCGCACGGGCAACCCCAACTCCCGCGGTGCGCCGACCTGGCCGCAGTACGGCACGAACGGGATCGTCGAGCAGCTGCGCACCGGGGGCGCCAGCCACGTCGTCTACGACTTCGTGACCGAGCACCACTGCGACTTCTGGCTCAGCTGA